ccataCACTCTTCACAGGCCATCCCGCAGCCTTGGCCCCAGCCTGGGGCGCCCTGGTGATAAGCCTGGAACACAGATTTTATGGCCTGAGTATACCTGCTGGAGGCCTGGAAATGGCCCAGCTCCGCTTCTTGTCCAGCCGCCTTGCGTGAGTGGAGGAAGGGAAAGTGTTTATGATCAAAGGACAGGAATGTCTGTGCTTTGGCATGTCTGCATCTGTGTCTCTCTCCTCCACTGTCTGAAGTCAACCTCTGAGTCTCTGGttccctctgttttcttctgtctttcatagggtcttgttttttctctttccatttctggGTCTCTGACTCTCCCTATCTGTCTTTCTCTTATCCTGtgttctttctatttctgtgtctctgtctgaAGTAAGCCACTGTATCACTGTGCAGACCACCAGCATTCCTTACCTGGATTACGGCCACAGCATTCTCACCATTTTCCCTGCTCTGCCCTTGACTTCCGGGTGGAAATCAGAGTAATTCTGTTAGAGCATAAACCAGGTCATGATCCTCCCTGGCTTAAGTCCCTCAGACGTCTTCTGTATTGCTTCAGAAGTAAAGCAATTTTGACTGTATTTGACTTCAGAGTAAAGTCAAAGCTTTTACAGTCGCCATGGAGTCCAATGGGTTTTGGCCTCTAGTTAACTCTGACCTATACTCTCTCACTTTCACTGGGCTCCAGCTACATTGAAGTCCTCACTGTCCTCCAGACTTACACGCACATTCCTGCCTTGAGCCTTTGAACTCATCCCTCTGCATGGCGTGGCCTTCCCCTAGATGTTTTTAtgcctctcaccccagcctccttcAGTGCATCTCACTCCTATTAATGACCCCCACCATTTTTCCAACTTTACTTCacctgctttttgtttctttcatctgCTTTATTCTTACAGAACTtagctttttctttcctcattggtatctctgtctgtgtctgtaaCAGTCTGTTTGCCTGTCTCATTTTCTCCGTCTCTGTATCCACATCTGTGCCTCTttgtctccatctctgtctctctgcatcTTAATCTTTTCTACAAGCGAAACGGTTTTCTAACTGCAACAGGATGGTACCAACTGCAAGCCATTCAGAAAGGTTAGGGAAGAAAGAAAGCCcttgggaggagaaagaggatgtTAGACATATCCAAACTTCACTCTCCATTTCTCTTTGTGTCTGTTCGCTCTCCCAATACCTTGCAACTCATCAGGTTAGgacccctccttctcctcttagTAACCCTCCTTGAGTGCCCTCAACCCTTCCCTACATTTGTCAGGTTTTCATCTAAACTGACTTGGAAATTTTTCCTCTCTTACCTAAAACGAGAAGGGAAAGAGGGTGGTGGCTTTCTAGAAAGTGGACGAGGACAGGGTCTCCCTTGGCCTAGGCACACATGTTCTGGGAAGTGTATGTGGCTTGGAGAACACTTGGAAACACGTCATGAGAAAACGGCCCTGGTTTCTGGCCAGATTCACCCATTCATGTCTCTGGATCCGGGTTTCCCCCAGAATGGGGAAATCTTCAGGGATTCCCAGCGATGAGGACCGACCGAGTCCCCCCTTTGATCCTAGGCTGGCTGATGTGGTCTCTGCCCACCTGGCACTTTCCCGCCTCTTTAACatctcctcctccagcccctggatCTGCTTCGGAGGCTCCTATGCCGGCTCCTTGGCCGCCTGGGCCCGGCTGAAGGTCCTGCGACTCCTCCgggtgggctggggggagggaaCTCGGACTCCAGGGCCCCAGTCTCAGATAATAGGAATACCCTCCCACCACGCCCCTACCTTCCTCCCGCCCCCAAAGAATTTTGCACAAGCTGTCCTCACAAGAGCCCAAGATTACACAGCGAGTAAGTGACACAGAGGCAGAAAGATATGCGATTCTAACCCCTCAGCCCGCAGGCTGACGGCGTCTCCTCCCTTAGTTCCCCCATCTCATTTTCGCGTCGGTCGCCTCCTCCGCCCCGGTGCGGGCCGTGCTGGATTTCTCCGAGTATAATGACGTAAGGATGGCGGGCAGCAGGTGCGGGACGGGGAGGGGTCCCAGCGGGCGGAGTCCCTTGACACTTCCGGATACCTTCCTCTGCGGTCCGCCCACAGGTGGTATCCCGAAGCCTAATGAGCACCGCGATCGGCGGGTCCCTGgaggtaggaggtggggcctagtcCGAGGGGGACTGGGAGGGAAAAGAGGCCTCGGATGCCAGGGAAGAGGAGGCCAGAGAAGGGCGAAACCTGCAACGTGGCGGGGTCTAAGGAAGGTCGGAGCTCGGGGGAATACGCAGGTTTTGGAAGAAGGCGGGAGCTGACGAAGAGGCGGGGCACCGGGAAAAGAGGCGCTCCCCAGAGAGGGCGGGGTTTGGGCAGGGACAATCCTATCCGGAGGTGAGGCTCAAGGTGGGGCGGGGCCACAATGGAGGACGGGGCCTGCAGGGACGACCCGAGAAGGAGGGCTGCGAGGCAGGGGCTTGGGGGCGGGGGCCTGGGGGCGGGGGCCTGGGCCAAGAGCTAGGTCTGCACCCTCTGAGTCCCGCTAGGGGAAAGTGGGGAACCCAAGGAGGACGCAGGTCCTGGGTAGGGAAAGCCGAGGCCCAGCCTAAGTCTTGGCGGACATCGCCTCTTGCTTCCCACAGTGCCGGGCGGCGGTGTCCGTCGCCTTCGCTGAAGTGGAGCGGCGGCTGCGCTCGGGTGGGGCGGCTCAAGCAGCGTTGCAGACGGAGCTGAGCGCTTGCGGACCCCTGGGCCGCGCTGAAAACCAGGCGGAGCTGTTGGGGGCGCTGCAGGCACTGGTGGGAGGTGTAGTGCAGTATGATGGGCAGACGGGAGCGCCGCTAAGCGTGCGACAGCTCTGCGGACTTCTCCTCGGGGGCGGGGGCAACCGCAGCCACTCCACGCCCTACTGCGGGCTTCGTCGGGCGGTGCAGGTGAGCACTCCCTGGCACAGCTGGGAGGAGTTAGCGGACAAAGATTCCTGCCCCACTTccgttgtgtgatcttgggcaagcgAGAACCTTCTCTGAAACttcgttttctcatctgtaaaatggggataacacttCACAGGGCCGATGGGAAGATGAAATGAGGCGGGTCATGTAGAGCAATCAGCTgggagcctggcacacagtgtgCGAATGTTAGAGACTGCGATTATTACCTATTTTGCCTATCTTGTCCTGTTCTCTTTTGGGGGGCCTGcaggagtgcctggcacatggcaaatTCTCACTTAGTATTtttagaatgaatgaaaaaatgttatCTCTGGGGATAGGGTTCTCCTAGGTACCTGGGACTGCAGCCTCTAAATCCACAACTGCAATCCAGCTGTCGCTTTTCCAGCACTGTCTGGACCAAGTGCTGTATAAAGtgcttcacatatattatttcattaagttcTCAAGagataggcactattattatcgccacttacagaaaaggaaactgaagtcTGAAAGATTATCACTTGCCCAAGCTCTCACAGGTAATAAGGTCTCAGTCTTCTAGTGCCTTGATCTCTAACTCACAAGGACCCAGGCATCCACCCCCTCTGACCACTGACTCCCAGGAGAACTCAGGAACTCACCCTTCTATTTCTGACTTTTGACCTCTGGGGACATAGGCCTCTGCACCCTGGCTTgctgggaagagaggaggaatTTATGTCTTATGTATGTACATTGTTCCCTAGATTGTCTTGCACAGCCTGGGCCAGAAGTGTTTAAGCTTTTCCCGAGCAGAGACAGTGGCACAGCTGAGGAGCACAGAACCTCAACTGTCTGGTGTGGGTGACCGGCAGTGGTTGTATCAGACATGTACCGAGTTCGGCTTCTGTAAGTGACTAGCCTAACCCTAACTTTGTCCCCTCAAACAACCTTTTTACTATGCCCAGAGAAGTCATCTTACAGGTGGTCTGGACTCATTTCGATCCAGCTCTCAGGCACTGTGTAACCTGCAGATGTTGGGCTGGAGAAGGTGGAAGCCATACTAGTGTGCACATGTGCTTGGCCCTCACATGCCTCCTCACGCACACACTGAGGTCTCCACTTGAGTGATCTTCCCTTCAGCCTGTTCTTTCTCTGTGTCCCCATTCCAGGGATGGCCCCCTTTCCCCATCCACCAGACTAGAAACTTGAGCCTTGTTTTAGTTGCTTCCTTCCCATTTTCTAGCTAGCCTGTCAATTACTGAGTCCTCCTCACTCTGCATGGACAACTCTGTAGTCCATCCCTTGTGCTTTCTATGCCTACCTCTGCTGTCCTGCTGGGAACCTCCATTCTTTCTTGCCTGGATCCCTTCCCAGCCGCTTCTCTGGTCTCATGGTTTTCACTTCCTCTGTACAATCCAACTTTTTCATAGCATCCACAGAGATCCTTGTAAATATAACCTTGTCCCTCCTGTACTCAAAACCACAGCTCCTCAAAGACCCCAGGGTAGTGTTGCCAGATacaatacaggatgcccagttaaatttgaatttcagatatacaacagattttttttagtataagcatGTCCCAAATACTACATATGGTAAATTAAatgttcaaattccagctccatTTTCTACTCGTAATCTTGGGCAaacttgggcaagtgacttactTCTCTATGcctgtttccacatctataaagtgggaataCAAGCAGTATTTCTCTCATAGGGTTGTTTCAAGGACTAGAGGTAATATTTGTAGCATTCTAAGAATAATGCAGGTCTACAGTAAGTATTCCATAAACCTcttgctattgttattattataaggCTTTACATATTTTAACCCTCTTAATACATTAGTCTTCCTAACATCTTAGGAACTTTGTACATGCTGTTCACTTTGCTTGGATTATTCATCTTCAAGTCTCAATAGGGTGGCCTCCCTCAGGAAGCCATGATCCCTCAAGATAAGTCAGCCTTGCCACCTCCGACTTCGATAGCTCTGTGTTCTCCTTAGCATTTTACACAGCCTgtcataatacattttttattgcctgtctTCCCCTCTGGACTGAGTCCTGTGACAGCAGAGCCTGGAGCTGTCTTGGTTGCCACCATGTGCCCAACATTGTACAACATTTATCTGAGCACCTGGTAGGTGGTCAACAAATAGGGAGGGAAGGGATGAATTAATCTGATGTTACAGAAGTTATCTTTACCCTGAAAGCACAGTGAGCTATGGGTTTTAAGCAGGGGAGACATAATACAATTTGAGCTCCGAGCATTCCAGACCTTTGCACGTGCTATTTCCTCTATTTACTATGCCTTCCTTCTCTATCTTTGTTTGGCTCAGTTCTACTAATCTCTCAAGGTCTTATCCTTTGCAGGATGCTTTCCGTGAGCCCATCATGTTTCCTCTGGGATCCCTGCCTTGTGGCCTTTTTCCATCACAGCCCTAATCACTGTGGGCTATCACTGTCAGGGGACTGTGTGAGTCTGTCTGCCAGGACTGTAAACTCCTCGAAGGGAGTATTAGAAATGTTCTGGTCATCACTGAGGAAAGCTTTGAAAATGATTATTGAAGGAGAGTGGTGGGCTGCCTGTATACCCACACTTACAGGTATCTCCCTACACAGATGTCACCTGTGAGAATCCCAGATGTCCTttctcccagctcccagcacTGCCCTCCCAGCTAGACCTATGTGAGCAGGTGTTTGGGCTCTCAGCCTTGTCAGTAGCCCAGGCTGTGGCTCAGACGAACTCCTACTACGGTGGCCAGACCCCTGGGGCTAACAAAGTGCTGTTTGTTAATGGTGAGCATGCTATCAAAACCTGGCTGCTAAGCCTCCACCTAGCCCCAGCTCAACATAGCCTCATCCTCTCCCAGCACCCATCTACCTAGCCCCATCCTATCCTTTCTTTCCAGGGGACACAGACCCCTGGCATGTGCTAAGTGTAACACAGGCTTTAGGATCCTCAGAATCAACTCTTCTTATCCGCACTGGCTCCCACTGCTTGGACATGGCACCTGAGAGGCCCTCAGACTCCCCCAGCCTCCGCCTAGGGCGCCAGGTAAGAGAAAAAAGGCTCTGAATCATTTGCATTCTCATTTGAATAATCACTTGCATGTTCCCTTCTTCTGCTGGTGCTGAAATCTGACTTTCAAATTCTTCCCACCTCCCCACAGAACATCTTCCAGCAGCTACAGACCTGGCTCAAGCTGGCAAAGGAGAGCCAGATTAAGGGTGAAGTCTGAATCTCATACCCTTTCCACTCCCTGCATGGTCACCTCAGTCCTGGACATACTTGTTCACTGAACAAAAGAAAGCAGCTTGTTTTGAAAGAAGAAACTCCCAGGAATTGGAATTCAGCACCTGTTCCGCACGTAATTGGCATGTGTCTGCAAACATCCTTATTCCCAACTTAAAGTGCTTTATTGCAGAGAGTTATGGAAATATAAGTGGATGATTATTCTCATTGTAAATATTGGTATTTTGAATGTTAAATGTCAAACAAATGTGACTTATGCTGGTGCCCTCGCCCTGCTGATCAGATTCTGGTTCAAATTCTGccactccagctcctgggttAGGGGCTTTGCTGTAAGTTTCTTTTTCTGGACTTTAGATCCTGAACCTGTCCTTGCTTCTCAGTTTCTCTCACTGTACCCCTTTCCctcagtctcttcctctctctttcccctgtCACTATTTGTCTTTCTAATCtccttctgtttctctgaatatcttcatttctatctctgtgtttctgtctgtttctctgtttatctttctgtccttcaatctgtttttgtttctggCTCTCCGTCAGTGTCtttgtctctcctctctctcttgctctgccCTGGCTATTTCCACTGCTCTATTTCTGACTCTCATTTTTGGTCTCTGTGTCTCCTAGTcactttctttctcattctgtctctgtctctatttctGTCTCTCCTCTGCTGTGTCCTCAATCTCTCTGTCTCCCTGAGGCTCTATTTCTGTCTCTCCTCTGCTGTGTCCTCAATCTCTCTGTCTCCCTGAGGCTGTATTTCTGTCTCTGATGCTCTTCTTCTGTGTCTCTATTTCTCTTCCTGTCACTTAATCTTTTCCTTCTCTATCTCTCTTATTTAGCCTTCCTTCCACACCCTTCACTCACCATCTTTTCCCACAATCAAATATCACTCCCTGGTACTTCCAGCTTCCAACTCTAGGGATTCATGATTCTGGTGGAGATTCCTTCTTCCAGGGCCTGGGAGGATAGGGCTAATCCCAAGGGTGCCTGCTTAGGCTATGTTAGCTGTGACAAGAACCTGCCATAGATTTGCACTGTTCTTTCCTAAAGATCAATTATTTTCAGCAATAAATACTTCTCAGCTTTTTGTATGTCTTTGTATGCACAGAGATGGTAGTTTTAGAGTTTTATCCAGTTTCATATTTCCTTGTGGGTAAGAGGCAACCTCCTCATGCTGTCATACCAGAGTCAATCTCCACTACACATTAGTTCTGCCTGTTCTTgatctttatataaatggaaacttGCAGTATGTATTATATGTTTTTGTGTCtagaagtttgaaatcaaggtgtcagcagagccatTCTCTTTCTCacagctctaggggagaatccttcctttccttctaatCCTTCCTTGACCAAAAATGAGAGTCAAAAATAGAGCAGTGGAAATAGCCAGggcagagcaagagagagaggagagacaaaGACACTGACGGAGAGCCAGAAACGAAAACACAGATTGAAGGACAGAAAGataaacagagaaacagacaaaaacacagagatagaaatgaagatgttgagagaaacagaaggagattagaaagacaaatagaaaatgcTTCTGTGCTTCTTCTGGCTTCTGGTGTTCGCCAGCATTCCTGTGTTCCTTGGCCTGTAGATGCATTACTCCAGTCACATGGCCATTTTCCCTGTGTGCCTTCACATCACCTTCCTTCTGCATGTGCCTATCCATGTGTCCAAATTTCCGcttttatgaggacaccagtTATCTTGGGCTAGGCCCAGCCTGTTGATCTGATTTTAAGTTGGTTACCTCTGTGAATACCCTGATTCCAAATATGATCACAGATTGAGGTACTGGGGATAAGGAGttcaatatatcttttttggGGAGAAGGtgggacacagttcaacccatacCACCACCAACAAGATAAGAAGTGAAGGCTATTTATTCAGAACTTGCTATACCAAGAGAATCCACCATCATCACTTGTGTTTGGCAGAGACTCACAACAGGCAGAGGAGTGGGAAAGCACTATAGTGGAAAAAAGAGAAGGTTCTAGGTATGCCTTAACTGGAAGCTGTGGCATGGGGAAGCTGTGGGCAGGCTAACTAGAAGAGGGGCATCATATGTGATTGGTTGGGAGTACATGTATGGCTTTCCCTCATTGGTCCTAAGTTGAAAGCAAGAACAAAAATTAAGGAATTGTGAGTTATTATATTTAGTAAGTGCTGGCCATTTGGAGCCAATCGGTACAGGGGTATTATTGCTTGTCTTCCTCTACTGTTTGCTACAGATAGCAGCTTGACTTCCTGGACTGGTTACTGTAATAGTAGGTTGGCTTTCTGGGCTGGTTACTGCAGGTTGTAGGTCAGAAGTCTACTTTTACTTTTAGTTTGGCCATTATCCATTTGTATATTCAATTCTCAACCTTTGTCTGTTGGATCTCATGTGGCTTGGGGATTGCTCTCTAAGTTCAGGGAGTTTACAAGTCTACTGTGCATTCAGCCAGAGACAGTAACCTTTCTGGTCTTTTCTGAGCAAGCCCACCCTTATGCATGTATTCAGTCTTCCAGACCGCCAGAGATGAGTGGGTGGTCTCGATGACTGTGCACATGCACAAGGGTAGGGTGCCCTTCAGCCATCCCTagatgtcatttttaaatttctggttgatttctaaattaaatatattaacttgCATGCTTCTGTTAGTATCCTTGAGCTGTCAGCTTTCCCTGATTACTCTTCACTGTGACCTCTATTTTCAGCATTGCCCTTAGgccagatttttccatgttctacTCCAAATAAAGTCAACCCCTTCACGCAGGGGCCCCAAGCAGCCAGTCGTCAAGGTTTGCCATACCTACTAGGGCAGAACCTCTTTAACACAGAGTTGGAGCTTTAGGGAAGTGGGAATAGAAGCCACCAGTCCTTCCTGTCCTCAGGGCCTACTCTGGCCCTCTTGGAGTGGAACTGCCTTGCCAAGGAGTAGGAGTGGGGCTCACAGGAGCAATGAGAGTTACTGGTCCTCACAGACTACCCTTCATGTCTAGAGTGAGACTTCTACAACATGTTGGGAAGGGGAGAGATGGGTGCAACCCCTGGCTTAAGTGCCGCAGACTTCCATGGTCTCTACCAATACTCACTAAGtgattttcaatattttgtagaaatttgGTCAGTTTCCAGAGACTTTAAATGGAAATCTTACCTGTACCTGGGATAAGTGAGTTACCGTACTTGTAGAATGTGGGAAGTTACTTTTAAGAGAGAGTCTGGAGTATTTTTAAGTAAACAGCACAGTTAAAACAAGAAGAtctcggccgggcatggtagctcatgcctgtaatcccagcactttgggaggccaaggtgggtggatcacctgaggtcaggagttcaagaccagcctggccaacatggtgaaaccccatctctactacaggtagaaaattagccaggtgtagtgccCAGcgctgtaataccagctacttgggaggccgaggcaggagaattgcttgaactcgggaggtggaggttgcagtgagctgagaccatgccactgcactccagcctgggcgacaagagcaaaattccttctcaaaaaaaaaaaaaaatgcaaaactagaCTCTTATAGCTTGCAGACGAGAACGATGAAATCTCAGATGATTGAGCATCTCACAGAAACAAAGGCAATAAAACTCATATTTAAACCTACTCATCTAAATTTATGTTCAAAGCTTTTATTTC
This DNA window, taken from Pan paniscus chromosome 5, NHGRI_mPanPan1-v2.0_pri, whole genome shotgun sequence, encodes the following:
- the PRSS16 gene encoding thymus-specific serine protease, coding for MAVWLAQWLGPLLLVSLWGLSAPASLLRRLGEHIQQFQESSAQGLGLSLGPGAAALPKVGWLEQLLDPFNVSDRRSFLQRYWVNDQHWVGQDGPIFLLLGGEGSLGPGSVMRGHPAALAPAWGALVISLEHRFYGLSIPAGGLEMAQLRFLSSRLALADVVSAHLALSRLFNISSSSPWICFGGSYAGSLAAWARLKFPHLIFASVASSAPVRAVLDFSEYNDVVSRSLMSTAIGGSLECRAAVSVAFAEVERRLRSGGAAQAALQTELSACGPLGRAENQAELLGALQALVGGVVQYDGQTGAPLSVRQLCGLLLGGGGNRSHSTPYCGLRRAVQIVLHSLGQKCLSFSRAETVAQLRSTEPQLSGVGDRQWLYQTCTEFGFYVTCENPRCPFSQLPALPSQLDLCEQVFGLSALSVAQAVAQTNSYYGGQTPGANKVLFVNGDTDPWHVLSVTQALGSSESTLLIRTGSHCLDMAPERPSDSPSLRLGRQNIFQQLQTWLKLAKESQIKGEV